From a single Mangifera indica cultivar Alphonso chromosome 19, CATAS_Mindica_2.1, whole genome shotgun sequence genomic region:
- the LOC123203534 gene encoding ubinuclein-1-like isoform X3 gives MEEDKPGGGGYGVAGGESSSKPMSSFLKSGDRQVFAVELRPGETTYVSWKKLVKDANKANNIGSSKSVPDPQPVLRPNLESRIAPGQAEEDKGKDEPVPNRFSAVIEKIERLYMGKDSSDEELNDTPDDDQYDTEDSFIDDAELDEYFEVDNSAIKHDGFFVNRGKLERVEPSVIPNQQPKKRQRKDLSKGLGESDDGYVSNKHAKVNKTTAGKNFSAQNLAVTSENYGDAKGQNQLNVSVIPSKKKSADAKMTLDPSSLKISNGSASVSLAEAKDTERQKTGVIPAKNVSSKLKDVSGPSDVSHQKYNDHSAHLQSKSQSGKLLRNVDEPEPSVRQRGKNGNHELSTFNVSEGKYQTTKVSHIHKKDASSARPKSSMLERAIRELEKMVAESRPPAMENQEADTSSQAIKRRLPGEIKLKLAKVARLAQASQGKVSKELINRLMSILGHLIQLRTLKRNLKIMISMGLLAKQEKDDRFQQIKKEVVEMIKERVLSLESKAFEHQAGSSDDFQEIGEEHGVRKRKFSMDTALEDKICDLYDLYVDGLDEDAGPQIRKLYVELAHLWPNGLMDNHGIKRAICRAKERRREMYNRHRDREKIKRKKMLTPKTEVGVQIETGVIVQPQYTRERLGSDSGGHGLAASGKPNSNTTAASMRTPSPSASGDRLKQEKLKGSSSNSMDEVKTADGMMTSIKKKVKRKAELDLDGTPVHPEKLPVQQSDERHKSQKLSAGLPQKTNLQSTAPNFEQSS, from the exons ATGGAGGAAGATAAGCCTGGCGGCGGCGGCTATGGAGTTGCCGGTGGCGAATCGTCGTCGAAGCCGATGTCTTCGTTTCTGAAATCAGGAGACCGACAAGTGTTTGCGGTGGAGCTCCGACCCGGAGAGACCACGTATGTATCCTGGAAGAAGCTCGTGAAAGACGCTAACAAAGCCAATAATATCGGATCGTCAAAATCAGTACCCGACCCGCAACCTGTACTTCGCCCCAACCTTGAGTCTCGCATAGCTCCT GGACAAGCAGAGGAGGACAAAGGGAAAGATGAGCCTGTTCCAAATCGTTTCAGTGCTGTTATTGAGAAGATTGAACGTCTTTACATG GGTAAGGATAGTAGTGATGAAGAACTAAATGATACTCCTGATGATGATCAGTATGATACAGAAGACTCCTTTATTGATGATGCTGAGCTG GATGAATATTTTGAGGTTGATAATTCAGCAATAAAACATGATGGATTCTTTGTTAACAGAGGAAAGTTGGAGCGTGT TGAACCTTCTGTCATACCCAACCAGCAACCAAAGAAAAGGCAAAGAAAAGATCTGTCCAAGGGTCTTGGTGAGAGTGACGATGGTTATGTGTCAAATAAACATGCAAAAGTGAATAAAACAACTGCTGGGAAAAACTTTTCTGCTCAAAATTTGGCTGTGACAAGTGAAAACTATGGGGATGCCAAAGGCCAGAATCAGTTGAATGTTTCTGTAATTCCTTCCAAAAAGAAAAGTGCTGATGCTAAAATGACCTTGGATCCTTCATCtctgaaaatttcaaatggCAGTGCTTCTGTTTCTCTGGCAGAAGCAAAAGATACTGAAAGGCAGAAGACAGGAGTTATTCCAGCAAAGAATGTCAGTAGCAAATTAAAAGATGTCAGTGGACCTTCTGATGTTTCGCATCAGAAATACAATGATCATAGTGCTCATTTACAATCAAAATCCCAATCTGGAAAATTATTGCGTAATGTTGATGAGCCAGAACCATCTGTTCGGCAAAGAGGAAAAAATGGCAATCATGAACTGTCAACATTTAATGTTTCAGAGGGCAAGTATCAAACAACA AAAGTTTCTCACATTCACAAAAAGGATGCCTCGAGTGCAAGGCCCAAAAGTTCAATGCTTGAAAGGGCGATCAGGGAGTTAGAGAAGATGGTCGCAGAAT CGAGGCCACCTGCTATGGAAAACCAAGAAGCTgatacctcatcccaagcaattAAAAGAAGATTACCTGGAGAAATAAAGCTAAAGCTTGCCAAAGTTGCCAGACTAGCA CAGGCAAGCCAAGGGAAGGTATCCAAAGAGTTGATTAATCGCCTAATGAGTATCCTTGGACACTTAATACAGCTCAGAACACTTAAG AGAAACTTAAAAATCATGATTAGTATGGGTTTGTTAGCAAAGCAGGAGAAAGATGATAGGTTTCAACAGATAAAGAAGGAAGTTGTTGAGATGATAAAAGAGCGAGTCCTGTCTTTGGAGTCCAAg GCATTTGAGCATCAAGCTGGATCTTCAGATGATTTTCAGGAAATTGGTGAAGAGCATGGAGTTCGTAAAAGGAAATTTAGCATGGATACTGCCTTGGAGGACAAGATTTGTGATCTCTATGACCTTTATGTTGAT gGGCTGGATGAAGATGCAGGTCCACAAATTAGAAAGCTCTATGTGGAG CTTGCACATTTGTGGCCAAATGGTTTAATGGACAACCATGGGATTAAACGCGCTATTTGTAGAGCAAAGGAGAGAAGAAGGGAAATGTACAACAGACACAGG GATCGGGAGAaaattaagaggaaaaaaatgttgACACCTAAAACAGAGGTAGGCGTTCAAATTGAGACGGGTGTGATTGTGCAGCCACAGTATACAAGAGAGAGATTGGGCTCTGATTCAGGTGGTCATGGTCTAGCTGCATCTGGCAAACCAAATTCTAATACAACAGCAGCTTCCATGAGGACACCCAGTCCATCAGCCAGTGGGGACAGGCTAAAACAAGAGAAATTGAAGGGAAGTTCAAGCAATTCTATGGATGAAGTGAAAACGGCGGATGGTATGATGACAAGTATAAAGAAAAAGGTAAAGAGGAAGGCAGAACTGGATTTGGATGGCACACCAGTGCACCCGGAAAAATTACCTGTCCAACAAAGCGATGAAAGACACAAGTCGCAAAAACTGTCTGCAGGTCTTCCCCAGAAAACAAACCTGCAGTCAACTGCACCAAATTTCGAACAGTCAAGCTGA
- the LOC123203534 gene encoding ubinuclein-1-like isoform X5 — MEEDKPGGGGYGVAGGESSSKPMSSFLKSGDRQVFAVELRPGETTYVSWKKLVKDANKANNIGSSKSVPDPQPVLRPNLESRIAPGQAEEDKGKDEPVPNRFSAVIEKIERLYMGKDSSDEELNDTPDDDQYDTEDSFIDDAELDEYFEVDNSAIKHDGFFVNRGKLERVEPSVIPNQQPKKRQRKDLSKGLGESDDGYVSNKHAKVNKTTAGKNFSAQNLAVTSENYGDAKGQNQLNVSVIPSKKKSADAKMTLDPSSLKISNGSASVSLAEAKDTERQKTGVIPAKNVSSKLKDVSGPSDVSHQKYNDHSAHLQSKSQSGKLLRNVDEPEPSVRQRGKNGNHELSTFNVSEGKYQTTKVSHIHKKDASSARPKSSMLERAIRELEKMVAESRPPAMENQEADTSSQAIKRRLPGEIKLKLAKVARLAASQGKVSKELINRLMSILGHLIQLRTLKRNLKIMISMGLLAKQEKDDRFQQIKKEVVEMIKERVLSLESKAFEHQAGSSDDFQEIGEEHGVRKRKFSMDTALEDKICDLYDLYVDGLDEDAGPQIRKLYVELAHLWPNGLMDNHGIKRAICRAKERRREMYNRHRDREKIKRKKMLTPKTEVGVQIETGVIVQPQYTRERLGSDSGGHGLAASGKPNSNTTAASMRTPSPSASGDRLKQEKLKGSSSNSMDEVKTADGMMTSIKKKVKRKAELDLDGTPVHPEKLPVQQSDERHKSQKLSAGLPQKTNLQSTAPNFEQSS; from the exons ATGGAGGAAGATAAGCCTGGCGGCGGCGGCTATGGAGTTGCCGGTGGCGAATCGTCGTCGAAGCCGATGTCTTCGTTTCTGAAATCAGGAGACCGACAAGTGTTTGCGGTGGAGCTCCGACCCGGAGAGACCACGTATGTATCCTGGAAGAAGCTCGTGAAAGACGCTAACAAAGCCAATAATATCGGATCGTCAAAATCAGTACCCGACCCGCAACCTGTACTTCGCCCCAACCTTGAGTCTCGCATAGCTCCT GGACAAGCAGAGGAGGACAAAGGGAAAGATGAGCCTGTTCCAAATCGTTTCAGTGCTGTTATTGAGAAGATTGAACGTCTTTACATG GGTAAGGATAGTAGTGATGAAGAACTAAATGATACTCCTGATGATGATCAGTATGATACAGAAGACTCCTTTATTGATGATGCTGAGCTG GATGAATATTTTGAGGTTGATAATTCAGCAATAAAACATGATGGATTCTTTGTTAACAGAGGAAAGTTGGAGCGTGT TGAACCTTCTGTCATACCCAACCAGCAACCAAAGAAAAGGCAAAGAAAAGATCTGTCCAAGGGTCTTGGTGAGAGTGACGATGGTTATGTGTCAAATAAACATGCAAAAGTGAATAAAACAACTGCTGGGAAAAACTTTTCTGCTCAAAATTTGGCTGTGACAAGTGAAAACTATGGGGATGCCAAAGGCCAGAATCAGTTGAATGTTTCTGTAATTCCTTCCAAAAAGAAAAGTGCTGATGCTAAAATGACCTTGGATCCTTCATCtctgaaaatttcaaatggCAGTGCTTCTGTTTCTCTGGCAGAAGCAAAAGATACTGAAAGGCAGAAGACAGGAGTTATTCCAGCAAAGAATGTCAGTAGCAAATTAAAAGATGTCAGTGGACCTTCTGATGTTTCGCATCAGAAATACAATGATCATAGTGCTCATTTACAATCAAAATCCCAATCTGGAAAATTATTGCGTAATGTTGATGAGCCAGAACCATCTGTTCGGCAAAGAGGAAAAAATGGCAATCATGAACTGTCAACATTTAATGTTTCAGAGGGCAAGTATCAAACAACA AAAGTTTCTCACATTCACAAAAAGGATGCCTCGAGTGCAAGGCCCAAAAGTTCAATGCTTGAAAGGGCGATCAGGGAGTTAGAGAAGATGGTCGCAGAAT CGAGGCCACCTGCTATGGAAAACCAAGAAGCTgatacctcatcccaagcaattAAAAGAAGATTACCTGGAGAAATAAAGCTAAAGCTTGCCAAAGTTGCCAGACTAGCA GCAAGCCAAGGGAAGGTATCCAAAGAGTTGATTAATCGCCTAATGAGTATCCTTGGACACTTAATACAGCTCAGAACACTTAAG AGAAACTTAAAAATCATGATTAGTATGGGTTTGTTAGCAAAGCAGGAGAAAGATGATAGGTTTCAACAGATAAAGAAGGAAGTTGTTGAGATGATAAAAGAGCGAGTCCTGTCTTTGGAGTCCAAg GCATTTGAGCATCAAGCTGGATCTTCAGATGATTTTCAGGAAATTGGTGAAGAGCATGGAGTTCGTAAAAGGAAATTTAGCATGGATACTGCCTTGGAGGACAAGATTTGTGATCTCTATGACCTTTATGTTGAT gGGCTGGATGAAGATGCAGGTCCACAAATTAGAAAGCTCTATGTGGAG CTTGCACATTTGTGGCCAAATGGTTTAATGGACAACCATGGGATTAAACGCGCTATTTGTAGAGCAAAGGAGAGAAGAAGGGAAATGTACAACAGACACAGG GATCGGGAGAaaattaagaggaaaaaaatgttgACACCTAAAACAGAGGTAGGCGTTCAAATTGAGACGGGTGTGATTGTGCAGCCACAGTATACAAGAGAGAGATTGGGCTCTGATTCAGGTGGTCATGGTCTAGCTGCATCTGGCAAACCAAATTCTAATACAACAGCAGCTTCCATGAGGACACCCAGTCCATCAGCCAGTGGGGACAGGCTAAAACAAGAGAAATTGAAGGGAAGTTCAAGCAATTCTATGGATGAAGTGAAAACGGCGGATGGTATGATGACAAGTATAAAGAAAAAGGTAAAGAGGAAGGCAGAACTGGATTTGGATGGCACACCAGTGCACCCGGAAAAATTACCTGTCCAACAAAGCGATGAAAGACACAAGTCGCAAAAACTGTCTGCAGGTCTTCCCCAGAAAACAAACCTGCAGTCAACTGCACCAAATTTCGAACAGTCAAGCTGA
- the LOC123203534 gene encoding ubinuclein-1-like isoform X2: protein MEEDKPGGGGYGVAGGESSSKPMSSFLKSGDRQVFAVELRPGETTYVSWKKLVKDANKANNIGSSKSVPDPQPVLRPNLESRIAPGQAEEDKGKDEPVPNRFSAVIEKIERLYMGKDSSDEELNDTPDDDQYDTEDSFIDDAELDEYFEVDNSAIKHDGFFVNRGKLERVSEPSVIPNQQPKKRQRKDLSKGLGESDDGYVSNKHAKVNKTTAGKNFSAQNLAVTSENYGDAKGQNQLNVSVIPSKKKSADAKMTLDPSSLKISNGSASVSLAEAKDTERQKTGVIPAKNVSSKLKDVSGPSDVSHQKYNDHSAHLQSKSQSGKLLRNVDEPEPSVRQRGKNGNHELSTFNVSEGKYQTTKVSHIHKKDASSARPKSSMLERAIRELEKMVAESRPPAMENQEADTSSQAIKRRLPGEIKLKLAKVARLAASQGKVSKELINRLMSILGHLIQLRTLKRNLKIMISMGLLAKQEKDDRFQQIKKEVVEMIKERVLSLESKAFEHQAGSSDDFQEIGEEHGVRKRKFSMDTALEDKICDLYDLYVDGLDEDAGPQIRKLYVELAHLWPNGLMDNHGIKRAICRAKERRREMYNRHRDREKIKRKKMLTPKTEVGVQIETGVIVQPQYTRERLGSDSGGHGLAASGKPNSNTTAASMRTPSPSASGDRLKQEKLKGSSSNSMDEVKTADGMMTSIKKKVKRKAELDLDGTPVHPEKLPVQQSDERHKSQKLSAGLPQKTNLQSTAPNFEQSS from the exons ATGGAGGAAGATAAGCCTGGCGGCGGCGGCTATGGAGTTGCCGGTGGCGAATCGTCGTCGAAGCCGATGTCTTCGTTTCTGAAATCAGGAGACCGACAAGTGTTTGCGGTGGAGCTCCGACCCGGAGAGACCACGTATGTATCCTGGAAGAAGCTCGTGAAAGACGCTAACAAAGCCAATAATATCGGATCGTCAAAATCAGTACCCGACCCGCAACCTGTACTTCGCCCCAACCTTGAGTCTCGCATAGCTCCT GGACAAGCAGAGGAGGACAAAGGGAAAGATGAGCCTGTTCCAAATCGTTTCAGTGCTGTTATTGAGAAGATTGAACGTCTTTACATG GGTAAGGATAGTAGTGATGAAGAACTAAATGATACTCCTGATGATGATCAGTATGATACAGAAGACTCCTTTATTGATGATGCTGAGCTG GATGAATATTTTGAGGTTGATAATTCAGCAATAAAACATGATGGATTCTTTGTTAACAGAGGAAAGTTGGAGCGTGT CAGTGAACCTTCTGTCATACCCAACCAGCAACCAAAGAAAAGGCAAAGAAAAGATCTGTCCAAGGGTCTTGGTGAGAGTGACGATGGTTATGTGTCAAATAAACATGCAAAAGTGAATAAAACAACTGCTGGGAAAAACTTTTCTGCTCAAAATTTGGCTGTGACAAGTGAAAACTATGGGGATGCCAAAGGCCAGAATCAGTTGAATGTTTCTGTAATTCCTTCCAAAAAGAAAAGTGCTGATGCTAAAATGACCTTGGATCCTTCATCtctgaaaatttcaaatggCAGTGCTTCTGTTTCTCTGGCAGAAGCAAAAGATACTGAAAGGCAGAAGACAGGAGTTATTCCAGCAAAGAATGTCAGTAGCAAATTAAAAGATGTCAGTGGACCTTCTGATGTTTCGCATCAGAAATACAATGATCATAGTGCTCATTTACAATCAAAATCCCAATCTGGAAAATTATTGCGTAATGTTGATGAGCCAGAACCATCTGTTCGGCAAAGAGGAAAAAATGGCAATCATGAACTGTCAACATTTAATGTTTCAGAGGGCAAGTATCAAACAACA AAAGTTTCTCACATTCACAAAAAGGATGCCTCGAGTGCAAGGCCCAAAAGTTCAATGCTTGAAAGGGCGATCAGGGAGTTAGAGAAGATGGTCGCAGAAT CGAGGCCACCTGCTATGGAAAACCAAGAAGCTgatacctcatcccaagcaattAAAAGAAGATTACCTGGAGAAATAAAGCTAAAGCTTGCCAAAGTTGCCAGACTAGCA GCAAGCCAAGGGAAGGTATCCAAAGAGTTGATTAATCGCCTAATGAGTATCCTTGGACACTTAATACAGCTCAGAACACTTAAG AGAAACTTAAAAATCATGATTAGTATGGGTTTGTTAGCAAAGCAGGAGAAAGATGATAGGTTTCAACAGATAAAGAAGGAAGTTGTTGAGATGATAAAAGAGCGAGTCCTGTCTTTGGAGTCCAAg GCATTTGAGCATCAAGCTGGATCTTCAGATGATTTTCAGGAAATTGGTGAAGAGCATGGAGTTCGTAAAAGGAAATTTAGCATGGATACTGCCTTGGAGGACAAGATTTGTGATCTCTATGACCTTTATGTTGAT gGGCTGGATGAAGATGCAGGTCCACAAATTAGAAAGCTCTATGTGGAG CTTGCACATTTGTGGCCAAATGGTTTAATGGACAACCATGGGATTAAACGCGCTATTTGTAGAGCAAAGGAGAGAAGAAGGGAAATGTACAACAGACACAGG GATCGGGAGAaaattaagaggaaaaaaatgttgACACCTAAAACAGAGGTAGGCGTTCAAATTGAGACGGGTGTGATTGTGCAGCCACAGTATACAAGAGAGAGATTGGGCTCTGATTCAGGTGGTCATGGTCTAGCTGCATCTGGCAAACCAAATTCTAATACAACAGCAGCTTCCATGAGGACACCCAGTCCATCAGCCAGTGGGGACAGGCTAAAACAAGAGAAATTGAAGGGAAGTTCAAGCAATTCTATGGATGAAGTGAAAACGGCGGATGGTATGATGACAAGTATAAAGAAAAAGGTAAAGAGGAAGGCAGAACTGGATTTGGATGGCACACCAGTGCACCCGGAAAAATTACCTGTCCAACAAAGCGATGAAAGACACAAGTCGCAAAAACTGTCTGCAGGTCTTCCCCAGAAAACAAACCTGCAGTCAACTGCACCAAATTTCGAACAGTCAAGCTGA
- the LOC123203534 gene encoding ubinuclein-1-like isoform X4, whose protein sequence is MEEDKPGGGGYGVAGGESSSKPMSSFLKSGDRQVFAVELRPGETTYVSWKKLVKDANKANNIGSSKSVPDPQPVLRPNLESRIAPGQAEEDKGKDEPVPNRFSAVIEKIERLYMGKDSSDEELNDTPDDDQYDTEDSFIDDAELDEYFEVDNSAIKHDGFFVNRGKLERVSEPSVIPNQQPKKRQRKDLSKGLGESDDGYVSNKHAKVNKTTAGKNFSAQNLAVTSENYGDAKGQNQLNVSVIPSKKKSADAKMTLDPSSLKISNGSASVSLAEAKDTERQKTGVIPAKNVSSKLKDVSGPSDVSHQKYNDHSAHLQSKSQSGKLLRNVDEPEPSVRQRGKNGNHELSTFNVSEGKYQTTKVSHIHKKDASSARPKSSMLERAIRELEKMVAESRPPAMENQEADTSSQAIKRRLPGEIKLKLAKVARLAQASQGKVSKELINRLMSILGHLIQLRTLKRNLKIMISMGLLAKQEKDDRFQQIKKEVVEMIKERVLSLESKAFEHQAGSSDDFQEIGEEHGVRKRKFSMDTALEDKICDLYDLYVDGLDEDAGPQIRKLYVELAHLWPNGLMDNHGIKRAICRAKERRREMYNRHRPQYTRERLGSDSGGHGLAASGKPNSNTTAASMRTPSPSASGDRLKQEKLKGSSSNSMDEVKTADGMMTSIKKKVKRKAELDLDGTPVHPEKLPVQQSDERHKSQKLSAGLPQKTNLQSTAPNFEQSS, encoded by the exons ATGGAGGAAGATAAGCCTGGCGGCGGCGGCTATGGAGTTGCCGGTGGCGAATCGTCGTCGAAGCCGATGTCTTCGTTTCTGAAATCAGGAGACCGACAAGTGTTTGCGGTGGAGCTCCGACCCGGAGAGACCACGTATGTATCCTGGAAGAAGCTCGTGAAAGACGCTAACAAAGCCAATAATATCGGATCGTCAAAATCAGTACCCGACCCGCAACCTGTACTTCGCCCCAACCTTGAGTCTCGCATAGCTCCT GGACAAGCAGAGGAGGACAAAGGGAAAGATGAGCCTGTTCCAAATCGTTTCAGTGCTGTTATTGAGAAGATTGAACGTCTTTACATG GGTAAGGATAGTAGTGATGAAGAACTAAATGATACTCCTGATGATGATCAGTATGATACAGAAGACTCCTTTATTGATGATGCTGAGCTG GATGAATATTTTGAGGTTGATAATTCAGCAATAAAACATGATGGATTCTTTGTTAACAGAGGAAAGTTGGAGCGTGT CAGTGAACCTTCTGTCATACCCAACCAGCAACCAAAGAAAAGGCAAAGAAAAGATCTGTCCAAGGGTCTTGGTGAGAGTGACGATGGTTATGTGTCAAATAAACATGCAAAAGTGAATAAAACAACTGCTGGGAAAAACTTTTCTGCTCAAAATTTGGCTGTGACAAGTGAAAACTATGGGGATGCCAAAGGCCAGAATCAGTTGAATGTTTCTGTAATTCCTTCCAAAAAGAAAAGTGCTGATGCTAAAATGACCTTGGATCCTTCATCtctgaaaatttcaaatggCAGTGCTTCTGTTTCTCTGGCAGAAGCAAAAGATACTGAAAGGCAGAAGACAGGAGTTATTCCAGCAAAGAATGTCAGTAGCAAATTAAAAGATGTCAGTGGACCTTCTGATGTTTCGCATCAGAAATACAATGATCATAGTGCTCATTTACAATCAAAATCCCAATCTGGAAAATTATTGCGTAATGTTGATGAGCCAGAACCATCTGTTCGGCAAAGAGGAAAAAATGGCAATCATGAACTGTCAACATTTAATGTTTCAGAGGGCAAGTATCAAACAACA AAAGTTTCTCACATTCACAAAAAGGATGCCTCGAGTGCAAGGCCCAAAAGTTCAATGCTTGAAAGGGCGATCAGGGAGTTAGAGAAGATGGTCGCAGAAT CGAGGCCACCTGCTATGGAAAACCAAGAAGCTgatacctcatcccaagcaattAAAAGAAGATTACCTGGAGAAATAAAGCTAAAGCTTGCCAAAGTTGCCAGACTAGCA CAGGCAAGCCAAGGGAAGGTATCCAAAGAGTTGATTAATCGCCTAATGAGTATCCTTGGACACTTAATACAGCTCAGAACACTTAAG AGAAACTTAAAAATCATGATTAGTATGGGTTTGTTAGCAAAGCAGGAGAAAGATGATAGGTTTCAACAGATAAAGAAGGAAGTTGTTGAGATGATAAAAGAGCGAGTCCTGTCTTTGGAGTCCAAg GCATTTGAGCATCAAGCTGGATCTTCAGATGATTTTCAGGAAATTGGTGAAGAGCATGGAGTTCGTAAAAGGAAATTTAGCATGGATACTGCCTTGGAGGACAAGATTTGTGATCTCTATGACCTTTATGTTGAT gGGCTGGATGAAGATGCAGGTCCACAAATTAGAAAGCTCTATGTGGAG CTTGCACATTTGTGGCCAAATGGTTTAATGGACAACCATGGGATTAAACGCGCTATTTGTAGAGCAAAGGAGAGAAGAAGGGAAATGTACAACAGACACAGG CCACAGTATACAAGAGAGAGATTGGGCTCTGATTCAGGTGGTCATGGTCTAGCTGCATCTGGCAAACCAAATTCTAATACAACAGCAGCTTCCATGAGGACACCCAGTCCATCAGCCAGTGGGGACAGGCTAAAACAAGAGAAATTGAAGGGAAGTTCAAGCAATTCTATGGATGAAGTGAAAACGGCGGATGGTATGATGACAAGTATAAAGAAAAAGGTAAAGAGGAAGGCAGAACTGGATTTGGATGGCACACCAGTGCACCCGGAAAAATTACCTGTCCAACAAAGCGATGAAAGACACAAGTCGCAAAAACTGTCTGCAGGTCTTCCCCAGAAAACAAACCTGCAGTCAACTGCACCAAATTTCGAACAGTCAAGCTGA